From Tistrella bauzanensis, a single genomic window includes:
- a CDS encoding type II toxin-antitoxin system RelE/ParE family toxin: MIVGFRDEWLRAFFVDDAHSRNIPADLEARLFRKLQMIDDATTDQDLRVPPSNHFEKLKGSLAGLHSIRVNKQYRLVFRWDAERGEADGIYLDDHSYR; encoded by the coding sequence ATGATCGTTGGCTTTCGGGATGAATGGTTGCGGGCTTTCTTCGTGGATGACGCCCACTCCCGCAACATCCCAGCCGACCTGGAAGCCAGGTTGTTCCGCAAGCTCCAGATGATTGACGACGCCACGACCGATCAGGACTTACGTGTGCCACCCAGCAACCATTTCGAGAAGCTGAAAGGCAGTCTGGCGGGTCTCCACTCGATCCGCGTCAACAAGCAATACCGGCTGGTCTTTCGCTGGGATGCTGAACGCGGCGAGGCCGACGGAATCTATCTGGACGATCACAGCTACCGATGA
- a CDS encoding HigA family addiction module antitoxin, whose amino-acid sequence MLTTKRKPASVGEILTEEFMEPMGLTQGALAEAMGVQRKHVNELCGNRRNVTAATALILARVFGNSPDFWLNVQRRNDLWEVMNTPKERERVERARPVKKAA is encoded by the coding sequence ATGCTGACCACCAAGCGCAAGCCGGCGAGCGTCGGCGAGATACTGACCGAAGAGTTCATGGAGCCGATGGGGCTGACGCAAGGGGCGCTCGCCGAGGCGATGGGCGTCCAGCGCAAACACGTCAACGAACTGTGCGGCAACCGCAGAAACGTGACGGCCGCGACGGCGCTGATCCTGGCCCGTGTATTCGGCAACAGCCCCGACTTCTGGCTCAACGTCCAGCGGCGTAACGATCTTTGGGAGGTGATGAATACACCCAAGGAGCGCGAACGGGTCGAGCGCGCGCGTCCCGTGAAGAAGGCTGCCTGA
- a CDS encoding conjugal transfer protein TraD: MRTWQVQRRARTKHLIELGGLVVKAGVVDLTGGDRATILGALLWMADKLRSDQSGQARTLWSEKGKEAFATEWKEETPTVGQTHRDRA, encoded by the coding sequence ATGCGAACTTGGCAAGTTCAGCGCCGCGCGCGAACGAAACACCTGATCGAACTCGGCGGTCTCGTCGTCAAGGCCGGGGTCGTGGACCTGACCGGCGGTGATCGCGCCACCATCCTCGGCGCGCTGCTCTGGATGGCCGATAAGCTTCGAAGCGATCAGAGTGGACAGGCCCGCACGCTCTGGTCCGAAAAAGGGAAAGAGGCGTTCGCAACGGAATGGAAAGAAGAGACGCCCACCGTCGGGCAAACACACCGAGACCGGGCATGA
- a CDS encoding conjugal transfer protein TraD, protein MRRPRDFDAELKALDEKAKELKSRKVQQLGELVITTGADALTPDELAGALVMLAEATDVAKREVWAKRGAAFFRSKSRRSAPANDGDANSAPSHQGGASSPSGGTGAD, encoded by the coding sequence ATGCGCAGGCCACGCGACTTCGATGCGGAACTGAAAGCGCTGGATGAGAAGGCCAAGGAACTGAAGAGCCGCAAGGTGCAACAACTCGGCGAACTGGTCATCACCACCGGGGCCGACGCACTCACACCCGACGAACTGGCCGGCGCACTGGTCATGCTGGCGGAAGCCACCGATGTCGCGAAACGGGAGGTATGGGCCAAGCGCGGGGCCGCCTTCTTTCGCAGCAAATCACGCCGATCTGCACCAGCAAATGACGGCGACGCAAACAGCGCTCCGTCGCATCAAGGCGGCGCGTCATCGCCATCAGGCGGCACGGGCGCGGACTGA
- a CDS encoding helix-turn-helix transcriptional regulator has protein sequence MRQPDRIIRLDTVRDRTGLSRSTIYRKIAEGTFPPQIRISVNGAGWRESDIDRWVADPVAWRPGSGRGLDGV, from the coding sequence ATGCGCCAACCAGACCGTATCATCCGCCTGGACACCGTCCGCGACCGGACCGGTCTCTCAAGGTCCACCATCTACCGCAAGATCGCCGAGGGCACGTTCCCGCCCCAGATCAGGATCAGCGTCAACGGCGCGGGCTGGCGGGAATCCGACATCGACCGTTGGGTCGCCGATCCCGTGGCGTGGCGGCCGGGAAGCGGGCGCGGCCTCGATGGCGTCTGA